Proteins encoded within one genomic window of Setaria italica strain Yugu1 chromosome IV, Setaria_italica_v2.0, whole genome shotgun sequence:
- the LOC101779999 gene encoding uncharacterized protein LOC101779999 translates to MVGPLKKAPSGHTDLPVLVDKFTKWIKVKPIMNICSQEAVEFFLDIVYRFGVPNCIIMDNGTNFTDKKFLDFCDRYGIRVDWASVGHPRTNGQVEQANGMVLMGLKPWFTPFFLTYRSEAVLPSDLNYGAPRGRAFDPDRAMEAQQDAIDLLEEARQMTLICSARYQQTLCRHQVERKMRKLRERKVLPPKFLGSSSSNQDNQDNKGGETQREYEYRALVSWANWLSLTPSEPAPTPSS, encoded by the exons ATGGTCGGTCCCCTCAAAAAGGCCCCGAGCGGTCACACCGACCTACCCGTGCTGGTGGATAAGTTCACgaagtggatcaaggtgaagccCATCATGAACATTTGCTCGCAAGAGGCTGTCGAGTTCTTCCTtgacatcgtctaccgatttgGCGTCCCTAACTGTATCATCATGGACAACGGAACAAACTTCACCGACAAGAAGTTTTTGGATTTTTGTGATCGGTACGGCATTAGGGTCGACTGGGCTTCGGTCGGACACCCACGAAcaaatggccaggttgagcaagCCAACGGCATGGTCCTCATGGGACTCAAGCCAT GGTTCACCCCCTTCTTCCTAACATACCGCTCGGAAGCAGTGTTGCCATCCGACCTCAACTACGGCGCCCCGAGGGGAAGAGCATTTGACCCTGACCGAGCCATGGAGGCCCAACAGGACGCGATAGACCTGCTCGAGGAGGCACGCCAGATGACGCTCATCTGCTCCGCCCGTTATCAGCAAACCCTTTGCAG GCACCAAGTagagaggaagatgaggaaatTGAGAGAGCGCAAGGTGCTACCTCCAAAGTTCCtcgggtcctcctcctccaaccaGGACAACCAAGATAACAAGGGAGGAGAGACGCAGAGGGAGTACGAGTACCGCGCCTTGGTATCGTGGGCAAACTGGCTCTCACTAACTCCTAGTGAACCAGCACCGACGCCTTCATCTTGA